A stretch of Mobula birostris isolate sMobBir1 chromosome 2, sMobBir1.hap1, whole genome shotgun sequence DNA encodes these proteins:
- the mllt11 gene encoding protein AF1q gives MFDLLSTQYDSFLFWRTPIPVVDLAEIEILVPNITKSNSGGQTAESRSLMPRDVSEDEEDTLAEYNSFNFWRAPIASFSGIDLELL, from the coding sequence ATGTTCGACCTGCTCAGCACCCAGTACGATTCCTTTCTGTTCTGGAGGACCCCCATCCCCGTGGTCGACCTGGCCGAGATTGAGATTCTGGTACCGAACATCACTAAATCCAACTCCGGAGGTCAGACTGCAGAGTCCAGATCCCTTATGCCTCGGGACGTGTCAGAAGACGAGGAAGATACCTTGGCTGAGTACAACTCCTTCAATTTTTGGAGAGCCCCCATTGCCAGCTTCAGTGGAATAGACCTGGAACTGCTTTAA